The genomic segment TGGGTGCTCATCGGCTACTGGGGCAATGACTGTGACAAGCCCTTTATTCTGGGGCGTGCCAGCGGCGGCACGACGCCGGCGCCGTGGCATACGAACGTGCTGCTGTCGGGCTTCCAGTCGCTGGGCTTCGGCAACACCGGCGCGTACAACGCGTTCGTGCATGACGACGCGACGAACCAGGGCGGCACGCGGCTCATCAGCTACACGGGCAAGAGCTACGCGGCGCTCACCCAGGGCTATCTGATCCAGCAGGACGGCAACACGCGCGGTCGGTATCTCGGCCAGGGGTTCATGCTGCATGCCGACGAATATGGTGCCGTGCGGGCGAGCAAGGGCCTGTCGATCAGCACGCACCCGAAGGCATACGACGACGAGCAGCTCAGTGTCGACGAGGTCCGCGCGCAGTTGCAGAAGACCGGGATGCTGGTGGAATCGCTGTCGAGCGCCAGCGCGACCGCGCAGGCCGAATCGCTGCAGGCGGGTCAGGACGCGCTCAAGGCGCTGACGGCGGCCGCGCAGCATGCGGTGTCGGGGCAAACCTCGGGCGGGGTGACCGCCGGCGGCGGCACGGGCAGCGCCAACGGGTTTGCGAAGCCGGTGATCGTGATCGCGACGCCCGCGGATTTTGCCGCCGTGGCGGACCGCTCGGCGCACGTGGTAGCCGAAGCGGAAGCCAACGTGATCAGCGGCGGGAACACGCACCTGGCGAGCGGCAAGTCGCTGATCGCGGCGGCCGCGGAGAAGATCAGCCTGTTCGTGCACAAGGCCGGCATGAAGCTGTTCGCCGCCAAGGGGCCAATTGAGGTGTCGGCGCACACCGATGAAATCAAGCTGAACTCGGCCAAGGATACATCGCTGTTCAGCAAGAAGCGGATCGTGATCGAGGCGACCGAAGAGCTGATTTTGAAGTGCGGCGGCTCGTACTTGCGCCTGACGAAAGCCGGCATCGAGGACGGCACGCGCGGCGCCCGAACGATCAAGTCGGCGTCGTTCAGCCGGCAGGGGCCCAGTTCGGTGGCCGAGCACATGAACAGTTTGCCGCAGGCGCAGTTCAACGATCCGTACATACTGCGCGATCGCGTCACGGGCGAGGTCCTGAAAAACCACCCGTACGAACTGATCCGCGGGGACGGCACGCGCCTGACCGGGATGACGAACGAGCTGGGGCATATCACCGAACAGAAGAGCGAGGATATCGAGAAGCTGGCGGTGCGCGCGTTGCGGCCGACGCCGAGCGGTCCCGCGGCATGAATTCGATAACCGATGTGCGAATTTGAAAAACGACGATGACCGATAACACGAATCAAACCGGCGGCGGTTCGCCGTTCGACGATGGCGCCGAGCAAGAGGTCGTGCAGCAGATCGGGCGCACGGACAAGGACGGCGCGTCGGTCGGCCACTTCACGTTGACGCCGGCGAGCGACACGCGACGCAAGGAACTGCTGTGCGACGTTCGGCCGATCATTCCGGTGATCTTCCTGCCGGGGGTGATGGGCTCGCCGCTGGTGAACACGGAAACAGGCGACGAGATGTTCTTTGCGCCGAACACGGACGGCTGGCTGGGGGACGCGGGCGCATTGCCGACGTTGCTCGGCATGTGGTTCAAAGGCGCGTCCACGCGGGAAACGCAGTTTGATCCGACCGTGGCCGCAGTGACCCCGTTCGGCCCGATCCGTGCCGGCAAGCTTCAAAAGGATGACACGGAAAACCAGTATGTCGACGAGGCAGAGGCGCGTCGACGCGGCTGGGGCTCGGTGTACCGCTCGAGCTATCAGCCGGTGCTGGCGTGGCTGGAAGAGCAGTTGAACGATGTGAAGCACCTGAACGAGGTGCAGGGGCAATGGGTCAAGCCCGACCCCGACGGCAAGAAGTGGACGCTCAAGCCCCTGCTGGATACCGAGCCGGCCGACTATGGGGCGACCGATGCCGGCGCGCAAGGCCGGGGGCAGAAGCTCACGGAAAAATCCGAGGCTTTCCAACACTTCCTGAAATACCGGTACCGGGTGTATGCGATCGGCTACAACTGGCTGCAATCGAACGAGAAGTCGGCCCGGGACGTGATCGAGGGCATGGATTTCAAGGACAAGAAATCCGGCAAGTCGATGCGGCTGATGGGGATCAAGGAGATCATCGCGGAGAACGACAGCGGCAAGGCGATCATCCTGACCCACTCGATGGGCGGCTTGGTCGCACGCATGGCGATCGCGATGCACGGTGGAGCGGACCTGATGCACGGCGTGTTCCACAACGTGCTGCCGGCAACCGGCGCGCCGATCGCGGCGAAGCGATTCCGCACCGGTGGCGGCAGCGAAGGCGGGCTGAACGGCTTCATCAATGGCGCGCTGCTCGGGAGCAACGCGGACGAGTTCGTGGCGGTGGCCGCGAACGCGCCGGGCGCGCTCGAACTGTTGCCGATGCCGGATTATCACAACGGTGAACCGTGGTGGATCTTTGCGCGGCTCAACGGTGAACCGGTGATGAAGTTGCCGAAAGAAGGCAACGTTTACAAAGAGATTTATGCCAATTCGAAATGGTACGGTTTGGTCCCAGAACAATCGTCTTCGCTGCTCGATCCGGCGGGAATCGTCAAGAAGCGTCTCGACGCCCTACCAATAAAGACGAGTGTATCTGAGAATTTCAGCAATGTTATGGGTGATGTGGTGGATAACCAGAAGAAAATAATAAATACCTACCACGATAAAACATATGTTACCTATGGGGACGGCGCTTTAAAACCTAAGAGCTCGACCACATCGAGCGAAAGCCACGGCAAACGCACGATCGAACAAGGCAAGAATCTCGACGACCTGTTGGCATGGGGCACGGTAATCTGGAAAGGCATCGTGCCGCCGGACGTGACGGAGGAAGAACTGCGTGCGGCGCGGTTCATGCACGATTCGCATAGAGGCACGGTGCGCGTGCACCTGGACTCGCGCAACGTCACCATCGAATTCGAGGTGCAGAAGGTGACGAAGTTGCCATCGGACAGCGACGTGCCCGATCCCGAGAAGAATGGCATCGTGGCGGGAGACGGAACGGTGCCGGTCTGGTCCGCGGAAGCCCCCGCGCGCGGCGCGAATGGTGGAGCGGCCCCAGGCGTTCAAATGGTGTTTGACCAAGGAGGCTATGTGCATCAGGAAAGCTACAACCATCCGTGGGCGCGCTGGGCGTTGCTCTACAGCATCGTGCAAATCGCACAGGATGCGCCGGAGCCGAAATGCTGACACGTCTTGGCCGACTTCTGTTTCTAGTAGCGGGCGTGTGCGCCTGTTCGATAACGTTTTCTGTGGAACCGACGATGACGAATCCCTTGTTGACCAAGCCGCGCCCGTGGTGCATCGGCCGCTTTGTATTCGAGCGACCCACGGCGAGCGAGATCACGAACCAGCGATACGCGTATTGGGGGGAGAAGCTGGAGACACAGCACAACGTATCGTCTGCAACGTATCAGGCCAAGGTTGACGGCCTCGAAAGGGAATTGAAAACAAAGAAACGCACTGATCCGGGTAGTAGAGATAATAAAACGTATAATCCGTGGTTAGAAAAAGTATTGTCACCAAAGACTGACTCCAGAGTTTTTGCTTATAAGAAATTTTATACTGAAGGGGTCGCTTTACCGTTTCAGACGGAAGGTTACATTTACGAAAACAAAACCTTGTTCCATATGACTGGGTCATTTGGCTCAGGGGGTCTGGATAAGTTTGAGCCTGTTTACACCGATCTCTATCGTCGCATCAAGGCACGCGATAACTGGTCCGTGCCGACGGAGTCGGGATTCTGCTTCGACGGCGGCATTGCCACAGGCTCGTCGACTTATCCCGAAGAAGTGAGCCAGTCGTTCGCGCTGATGCCGGGACGGCCGGCGCTGCTGGTGATCCAGATGCGGGATGCAGTTGACGTCGACCAGAAAGAGCCGCTGACCAAGACACTGCCCGCCCTGCGCGCGCAGATGGACCGCGTGTCGAGCGGCAGCTACCGCATTCTGCGGCAAGGCAAACGCACGGTGGCCGGGATGGACGCCGAGGAAGTGCTGTTCGCGCTGAAGGAGGGCGAGATCACGTCGTACCGCTTCTACCTGCTCGCGCCGGGTGATCCGAGCACGTTGGCGAAGCCGCATACGGCCATCCAGTTGCTGCTCGGTGCGAGCAGTCCCGATTTGAAGCCTGAAGAAGCGACTTCTCCGGTCGACGAGGCCGGCGCTCTGCAAACGTGGGACACGCTGCTGAACAGCCTCCGGCTGCGACCGGGTGCCGTCTGAGCGGAGTTGACATGCGACGCTACGACATCGTGAAGGGTGACACAACGACCGTCGGCGGCATCGTGCAAGGAGGCGATGGCGCCGATCTGATCGGCGGCCGAGAGCAAGCCTACGAGCACGATCCGGTGTGGTGCCCCGTCTGCAAGACAGTGGGTACGATCGGCTGCACCGGCCCGCGGATCTCCACTACCGGACCGGATGGGCGAGAGGCGGCGCTGAGCGATGATCTCTGCCTATGCGCGTGTCCGACGCCGCCGAAACTGGTGGCGTCGCAATCCGTGTCATATATCGAGGTCTGAACAGGGATCCTATGCACTTGCACCGTATTGTGTTCCTGGTCCTGCTCACATCCTTTGCATTTCTTTCCGGATGTGCGGCATTGCACATCTGCGGACCATTCGATAGTTACGAGGAAGGCACTGGAACGTACATTGACTGGCAGGCTGATACTTTGTCAGCCTATCATTTGGGGGTAGAGCAGGCACGGGATCAGTGCAGGGATGAGCTGATAGAGCAATGTGTCGCCAAGTATGTTGAACTGTGCCGGAATCGCTCGGACGAGCGTTTCAGGAACATGAGCAAAGCGGATGCTGATCACGCTTGCGCACGTGTCGATCCGTTTATTCAAGAGCCCGGCATGACGTGCGAACGATTTCAGGAACGCGCCGACGCTGCCGGAATATGGAGGTCCGTCAAATTGCCTTGGGAAGACGCGTGCGGGAGTTGCGCCTACGAGCCCAACGCGCAACATCGCGATCCGTTCATCCCACGTGCTGACGATCGCATGTTCGACGCGTGTATGGTCGACAAGGAATTCAAGCTGGTTACCAAAACAAGCCGGGGGACATGCGAGCCCCGTGGGATTTTGAACGGAGTCTTGTAACAGAGCACTGCGTGGGCGAGGATGCGACGCTACGACAGCGTGAAGGGCAACCAACTATCGATGTCTGAATCGAATTCTAGCCAATACCCCTGATCCGAGCATCGCAATGACGACTCCCCATCTCCTGGAACCCGGCGGATTTACCTTGTCCGACGGACAGCTTTTCGCCGAGGGACGCGAGCTGGACGTGTTTGGCGATTCGCTCGACACGCAGGACATTTTCAGCCTCGCGATGTCGGCGTCGCTTGACCTGCACGGCAAGCCTGTTGTCTGCCAGGACCTCCTGCCAGAACTGTCAATGCGGATCGAGGCGCACCCGCTGCCCGCCGGCAGCGACCCGGCCGAGCGGACGCAGTACATCGGCCAGGCGTGGCATTCCGTGGCCGAGGTCCTGATCCAGCGGCACGGTCGTCTGGAGAGGGATGAATGCGTGACACTGACGGCCCCGGCGGGCGTGCAAGTGACACTGGCGCGCACAAGCGGACAAACCGTCCTGCCGCCACACGCGATGCGCCTCCGGGTCGAATATAGTCCTGTCATCCTCGCCCGGTTTCTCGTCGCGCGGCACGAGCTGCCGCTGATCCAGCAGTCGCATCGCACCACGGCTCCCTTCGCGAGCGTGAAACACCCGCGCTCAACCCGACTCGCGCCCAATACGCCGCCGATCGCGGAGCTGATTCGCGAGGCGCTGCTCAAAACCGAGCAGGCCGCGGATGACCGATTCGCGCGCCTGCCGATGCCGGTACGTTACCGCGCCAGTGGCGCACTCGGCGCCTGGTCCCGCGTCAGGGCGGCCGCCGGCCAATCCGGTGCCGAGTTCACGCAGCGACTGCGGGCCGATCCGATTTCGCTGATGCGATCGGATTTCGGCACCTATCTGGAATGGTGGAGCAACGGCAGCCCAACCCTGTTTAGAAGCACTGACGATCGCGCCCGCAGCCACGGCACGCTGTGCTGGCAGATGTTCGACGCATGCCAGGGCGTCTTGTTCGAGCCGACTCCGCCGCTGCACCACCTGCTCGACGATGCGTTCATTGCCGACGACGTGCCGGTTGGCACGATCGAGTTGCCGGCCGAGACGATGTGCATTATTCCCGATCCGTCGTGGTGGGGGCATCGCGGCGGACTGGACGCCATCATGCTGTTTCGCCGCGGGCCGGCGTCACACTCCGGGTACGCGACGAGCGACGTGATCAATGTGTTGTTCTGGACCGAGGTCCGGGCGGAATCCTGGCTCGAAACGGGAAACCTTGCGATCCCGCTGGATGATCCCCAACGAACCATCCGCCAGTTCCTCGATGGCATCGGTGCCGATCTGACGCAGAAGCAGGAAGTCGACACCGACACGATCGCTGCCACGGTGCAACATTGGCGACGCGTGCTCGACTACGCGATCAAGATGCTGCTCTACCTGGCGACCGGCGAGGCCCAGGTCGTCCAGGATCGCGCTTACACGAACGCGCCGCGTGATTTCGGCGGATTGGGCAAACGAAAGCGCACCGAGCGACTCGCGCAAATCGAAATGCTGTACGACCGTCACGTGATCGGGCCGGCCGTGCTTGATGCGTCGTCCCTCCCCTCGTTACCCGCTGAAGGCGCGCATCGGGAGGTCCGAGGCCACTGGCGCCGGCCGCACTTCAAGATGCAGCCGCACGGGCCACGACGGTCGCTGCGCAAACTGGTCTTTATCGGGCCCACCCTCGTGCGGGCCGATCGCCTCAGTCTGGCATGATGGCGCGGTCGAGATTCATTCACGAGTGGACACGATGGAAAGCAGGAAACGTGCGTTGCGCCGCACCGGCCGATAGGGCCTGACGAGAGAAATGCTGTTGCCGCTACCAACAGAAAAGGTCCGGGCGCTGTCGCTCGAGAACCATCTCGCACTGGCTACCGTGCGCGGCGGCCGCGGCGACCTCGATCAGGTCAGTTGCCTGTTGCGCGTGGTGTACCTCGCCTTCTATCTGCGGGAAGCGACTTTATCCGGCGCGGATTTTGACCTGTACCGGCGCGCCGAAGCGGCGCTCAATGCATGCGTCAAGCGTGTCGACCAAGGCGAGCGGTGCCTGCTGCTTGACCACGAACTGGCGCTCGTTGAACGGATTCGGTTCTTCACGGATTAGCATGAAGGCTCGCCCAAAAGGAAAGCGGTGCCCGAAGGAATAGACTGGTTGTGCGACCAATCAGACGATTCCAACGACCACCTCTTTCATGGCCGATCATAAACTCGACCTCCTGTTCTGGGAAGGTTTTACCGTTACCGAGCTTGAGCGCACGCCTGGCGTGACGCGCATCACCTTGCTGCCGCAGGTCGGCCATCCCGCGCAATGCTCGAGTTGCGGCCAGCACAGCGAGCGCGTGCACGAACACGGCTGGCGCACGATTCGCGACTTGCCGATGCTGGGCAATGCAGTCTGGCTGCGCGTGCGTCTGCGCCGCGTGCGGTGCGACGGCTGCGGACCCCGTACCAAGCGGGTGAGTTGACTGGATCGCCACGCCCGGATCACCCGGCACCTGGCGGAATTCGTCGGGCACTGGTGCGAGAAGCTGCCGGTTGCCCATGTCTGCCAGTTGTCGGGCTGCACTGGGAAACCGTTCGGCGCATCGATACGCGGCGCTTGCAGGCGCGGCTTGAGGCGTTGCCCGAAGCGCAGCCGCGTCGGCTTGTGATGGATGAGTTTGCGCTCTACAAGGGCCATCGCTATGCCACGGTGGTGATGGATGCCGACACGCGCCGGGTGTTGTGGGTCGGCGAAGGCCGCAGCCGGGAAGCGATTCGCCCGTTCTTCGACTGGCTCGGTGCCGAGCGGTGCAAACGTATTGAAGCTGTCGCGATGGACATGAATAGTAAGCGCCTCGCGACGGCCGTTCGCAACGCGATGCCTGCGTGAGGGATGATCGGGAATCGGGCTACCGAGGTCTCACTGACAGGCAGTCAATGAGTCGGCCTGCCGAGGCAGTTTCCCGGCCACGTTCCAGGGCAGCAGTGCATCGATGCGGTTAATCGGATGGTCAGCGATATGGGTCAGGACATATTCGAGGGAGCAGTTGTCAAATCTGGTGTATCAGCAGTCGGCGGCATGATCAGGCGGCGAGCGGTTGCTGAGCCGGTGTGCTTTCGATCACCGGGGTACCATCCTTGAAGGGAATGCCCTTCATGAGCTGTTCGATCTTGTCCACGCCGCGGATACGGCGCCACGACTGTTCAGCCGATTCGATCAGCTTGAATGCCAGACCAAGGAAGGTCGCGCGCGACAGACAGTTGCGCGTACGCGTTGTGCGATGACGTACCGTCGCAAACGTCGATTCGATCGGGTTGGTCGTTCGCAGATGCTGCCAGTGTTCAGCTGGAAAGTCGTAGAACGCGAGCAACTCGTCGCGGTCCTTCGTGACCTTCTCAGCGGCCTTGGGATATTTGGCCGAATACGTCGCAACGAACTGGTTGAACGCGACGATGGCCTCGGCTCGCGTTGCCGCATTCCAGATTTCAGACAGGGCAGCCTTGGCGCGGCCGTGCTGCGATTTCGGCAGAGCGTTGAGCACGTTGCCGATCTTGTGGAACCAGCAGCGTTGTTGCCTGGTCTGCGGGAACACTTCTTCAAGCGCCGCCCACAGGCCCATCGCGCCGTCGCCAGTAGCCAGCAGCGGGCCGGCCTGCAGCCCGCGTGCCTTCAGGTCCAGCAACAGGTCACGCCACGAATCCTTCGATTCGCGATAGCCGTCGGCGAGCGCCACGCGCTCCTTGCTCCCGTCCGGCTTCACGCCGATGATCACCAGCAGGCACTGGCCATCGGAGTCTTCGCTGCGCGCGCCGGTGTGAATGCCATCAGCCCACCAGTAGACCCAGCGCGAGCCCGACAGGTCGCGTTTGTTCCATCGCTCGAACTCGTCGGCCCATTGCGCCTTCAGGCGCACCACGACATTGGGCGAGAGGCCTTTGGCTTGTTCGCCGAGCAGCACGCTGAACGCTTCGCTCATGTCGCCGGTGGAAACACCGCGCAGGTAAAGCCACGGCAGCGCCGCGCTCACCCGGGGCGACTTGCGCACGTAGGGCGGCACGATGTTCGAGTTGAACTTCACGCCCGAGCCCGAACGGTCACGCACCTTGGGCACCTGAACCGGCACGGGCCCGACTGCCGTGACGACCTCGCGTTCGGGCAGATAGCCGTTGCGCACGATCGCGCGCCGTCCGTCCAGCGTTTTCACGTTCGAATACTGCTCGAGCAATGCCGCCAATTCCGCCTCGATCGCCTGCTGGATAATCTGCCGCGCGCCCTGCTGGATCAGGTCGTCCAGACCGGGCAGGCCCTTCACTTCCGTTGCTGCTTGACTGCCGTTTGTTTCCTGCGTACGTTTCGCCATGGTGGTGGAGTTCGGTTGCTGGGTGTTACCGTGGAAAGCAACATTTTCAGCTAACCGCCACCGCCTTCTCATTTCCCGCCGACCACCCGCCGTACACCAAATTCGACATTAGCTCTATTCGAGGTAGGCACGCGGGTTGATCCCGTTGAGCTTGCACGTCCCGATCAGACCATACATCGCCGCAGCCCGCTCGCCGCCGCTATCGGAGCCGGCGAACAGGAAGTTCTTGCGACCCAGACTCACGCAGCGCAGCGCGTTTTCGGCCAGGGCGTTGCTGATCTCGGCGCGGCCTTCTTCGCAGTACAGCACGAGCGCATCCCATTGGTTGAGCGAGTAGCGGATCGCTTTGGCCAGCTCGGATTTCTTCGACAGCGTGGCAAGCTTGTCCGTCATCCACGTCTTGATGATCACGAGCAGCGGCGCGCTTTTCTCCCGCCGCACGCGCAGCCGTTCAGCGGCAGGTTGGCCACGGATGTCTGCCTCGATGCCGTAGAGTTCGCCGATCAATTCGAGTACCTGTCGGGTCGCGTCGGTCGGCGTGCGGTCGTGAACCTCGTAGATGTACCGTCTCGCATGGTCCCAGCATGCCGCCTCACGGATCTTGCCGCTCTCGTACAACTCGTTGAAGCCGCCATAGGCGTCGGCCTGCAGGATGCCCTCGAATCCGGCGAGATGGGTCTGGGGATGGATGCCTTTGCGGTCAGGCGAGTAGGCGAACCACACCGCAGCCGGTTCCGTCGAGCCCGAACGGCTGTCATCGCGCACGTACACCCAGAGTCGCCCAGTCTTCGTCCTCTTGTTGCCCGGCGCGAGCACCGGGATCGGCGTGTCGTCCGCATGCAGCTTCGACGTTGCCATCGTGTAGCGGCGCAGCGCCTCGGTCAGCGGTTCGCAAAGCGCCTCGCACTGGCCGACCCAGCGGCCCATGCTGGCCGGGTCGAGCTTCACGCCGTCGCGCGCGGCAATCTGCGA from the Burkholderia humptydooensis genome contains:
- a CDS encoding esterase/lipase family protein, whose product is MTDNTNQTGGGSPFDDGAEQEVVQQIGRTDKDGASVGHFTLTPASDTRRKELLCDVRPIIPVIFLPGVMGSPLVNTETGDEMFFAPNTDGWLGDAGALPTLLGMWFKGASTRETQFDPTVAAVTPFGPIRAGKLQKDDTENQYVDEAEARRRGWGSVYRSSYQPVLAWLEEQLNDVKHLNEVQGQWVKPDPDGKKWTLKPLLDTEPADYGATDAGAQGRGQKLTEKSEAFQHFLKYRYRVYAIGYNWLQSNEKSARDVIEGMDFKDKKSGKSMRLMGIKEIIAENDSGKAIILTHSMGGLVARMAIAMHGGADLMHGVFHNVLPATGAPIAAKRFRTGGGSEGGLNGFINGALLGSNADEFVAVAANAPGALELLPMPDYHNGEPWWIFARLNGEPVMKLPKEGNVYKEIYANSKWYGLVPEQSSSLLDPAGIVKKRLDALPIKTSVSENFSNVMGDVVDNQKKIINTYHDKTYVTYGDGALKPKSSTTSSESHGKRTIEQGKNLDDLLAWGTVIWKGIVPPDVTEEELRAARFMHDSHRGTVRVHLDSRNVTIEFEVQKVTKLPSDSDVPDPEKNGIVAGDGTVPVWSAEAPARGANGGAAPGVQMVFDQGGYVHQESYNHPWARWALLYSIVQIAQDAPEPKC
- a CDS encoding T6SS immunity protein Tli4 family protein — encoded protein: MTNPLLTKPRPWCIGRFVFERPTASEITNQRYAYWGEKLETQHNVSSATYQAKVDGLERELKTKKRTDPGSRDNKTYNPWLEKVLSPKTDSRVFAYKKFYTEGVALPFQTEGYIYENKTLFHMTGSFGSGGLDKFEPVYTDLYRRIKARDNWSVPTESGFCFDGGIATGSSTYPEEVSQSFALMPGRPALLVIQMRDAVDVDQKEPLTKTLPALRAQMDRVSSGSYRILRQGKRTVAGMDAEEVLFALKEGEITSYRFYLLAPGDPSTLAKPHTAIQLLLGASSPDLKPEEATSPVDEAGALQTWDTLLNSLRLRPGAV
- a CDS encoding IS256 family transposase produces the protein MAKRTQETNGSQAATEVKGLPGLDDLIQQGARQIIQQAIEAELAALLEQYSNVKTLDGRRAIVRNGYLPEREVVTAVGPVPVQVPKVRDRSGSGVKFNSNIVPPYVRKSPRVSAALPWLYLRGVSTGDMSEAFSVLLGEQAKGLSPNVVVRLKAQWADEFERWNKRDLSGSRWVYWWADGIHTGARSEDSDGQCLLVIIGVKPDGSKERVALADGYRESKDSWRDLLLDLKARGLQAGPLLATGDGAMGLWAALEEVFPQTRQQRCWFHKIGNVLNALPKSQHGRAKAALSEIWNAATRAEAIVAFNQFVATYSAKYPKAAEKVTKDRDELLAFYDFPAEHWQHLRTTNPIESTFATVRHRTTRTRNCLSRATFLGLAFKLIESAEQSWRRIRGVDKIEQLMKGIPFKDGTPVIESTPAQQPLAA
- a CDS encoding PAAR domain-containing protein, which translates into the protein MRRYDIVKGDTTTVGGIVQGGDGADLIGGREQAYEHDPVWCPVCKTVGTIGCTGPRISTTGPDGREAALSDDLCLCACPTPPKLVASQSVSYIEV